In Kitasatospora sp. NA04385, a single genomic region encodes these proteins:
- a CDS encoding glycogen debranching N-terminal domain-containing protein encodes MAGAPAAGPVRPAGQAAPPRPQPSAAHDVLCVNAPGMAASGPDGQLRGQGLHGFFRHGVRTLARMELRLGGMEPLPLQGILTSTAAARFVGSVRVPGDLDPDPALTVERLRHADGAETVTVRNTGARPARLPLEIALGTDLGLLTDIAAGRRSADLPGQVQSSGLRWVGQGRAATVSARPSPHAVLAGAGVLRWDLEVQPGARWSVDLRAELETSSTARPPTGRGPGVPLPWSEPEVRADDRRAARLVARALDSLGGLLLADADRPTDLYTASGAPWRFGLTAADALWAARMTLPLGTRLAAGTLRAVARRQHQAAPNQAAPHPAAAPRLAESAPGDGTSALEGAGPMPGHAPGPAGGANPSGGETGTAAQTMDGVIPGPLRHGGPELPASCTATEATLLFVTVLAEAWRWGMPRAEVAELLPAAERALGALRAAVVDGPDGPVGFVADFGRPAEERAARPGPARCEVQAQAHRAALQGADLLDAFDRPGAAQWRSWAAELRERFREQFWIDDLSGGRPAAALLAPDRPVPAVASTLVHLFDLGLAAEGELHEGLLDREQTRLLAQRLVAPELDCGWGLRTLSAKSPRFNPLGHRSGAVRVQETALAVSGLVDAGFEREAEMLLEGLLEASVHFDGRLPEMYAGEQKVADCPPVPHPAACRPAAVSAAAAVHLVLSLAGVRPDVPSGRVATRPASTAPLGALELTGLRVAGEPFSVRVSRIGVAVVEEAPSFLQLAAS; translated from the coding sequence GTGGCGGGCGCGCCCGCGGCCGGCCCGGTCCGGCCCGCCGGCCAGGCTGCGCCGCCGCGACCGCAGCCCTCCGCCGCGCACGACGTCCTGTGCGTCAACGCCCCCGGCATGGCGGCCTCCGGGCCGGACGGCCAACTGCGCGGCCAGGGCCTGCACGGCTTCTTCCGGCACGGCGTGCGCACCCTGGCCCGGATGGAACTGCGGCTGGGCGGCATGGAGCCGCTCCCGCTCCAGGGCATCCTGACGTCCACGGCGGCGGCCAGGTTCGTCGGTTCGGTGCGGGTCCCCGGAGACCTCGACCCGGATCCGGCGCTGACGGTCGAACGGCTGCGGCACGCCGACGGCGCGGAGACGGTGACGGTCCGCAACACGGGCGCCCGCCCGGCCCGGCTGCCGCTGGAGATCGCGCTCGGCACCGACCTCGGCCTGCTCACCGACATCGCCGCGGGCCGCCGTTCTGCCGACCTGCCGGGCCAGGTCCAGTCCTCCGGCCTGCGCTGGGTCGGCCAGGGCCGGGCGGCCACCGTCAGCGCGCGGCCCTCGCCGCACGCGGTGCTGGCCGGTGCGGGCGTGCTGCGCTGGGACTTGGAGGTCCAGCCCGGTGCCCGCTGGTCGGTCGACCTCCGCGCCGAACTGGAGACTTCGTCGACGGCGCGGCCGCCGACCGGGCGCGGCCCGGGCGTGCCGCTGCCCTGGTCCGAGCCCGAGGTCCGGGCCGACGACCGCCGGGCCGCCCGCCTGGTCGCCCGCGCCCTGGACTCGCTGGGCGGTTTGCTGCTCGCCGACGCGGACCGGCCGACCGACCTCTACACCGCCTCGGGCGCGCCCTGGCGTTTCGGCCTCACCGCCGCCGACGCGCTCTGGGCGGCCAGGATGACCCTGCCGCTCGGCACCCGGCTCGCCGCCGGCACCCTGCGGGCGGTCGCCCGCCGCCAGCACCAGGCCGCCCCGAACCAGGCCGCCCCGCACCCCGCCGCCGCGCCCCGGCTGGCCGAGTCGGCCCCGGGTGACGGCACGTCGGCTCTGGAGGGCGCCGGGCCGATGCCCGGGCACGCCCCCGGCCCGGCCGGCGGGGCGAACCCGTCCGGCGGTGAGACCGGTACGGCGGCGCAGACCATGGACGGCGTGATCCCCGGCCCACTGCGGCACGGCGGCCCCGAACTGCCCGCCAGTTGCACGGCGACGGAGGCGACCCTGCTGTTCGTCACGGTGCTGGCGGAGGCCTGGCGCTGGGGCATGCCCCGGGCCGAGGTCGCCGAACTGCTCCCGGCCGCCGAGCGGGCGCTCGGCGCGCTGCGGGCGGCGGTGGTGGACGGCCCGGACGGCCCGGTCGGGTTCGTCGCCGACTTCGGTCGCCCGGCGGAGGAGCGCGCCGCGCGCCCCGGCCCGGCCAGGTGCGAGGTCCAGGCCCAGGCCCACCGTGCGGCGCTCCAGGGGGCCGACCTGCTCGACGCCTTCGACCGGCCCGGCGCCGCCCAGTGGCGTTCCTGGGCGGCCGAGTTGAGAGAGCGGTTCCGCGAGCAGTTCTGGATCGACGACCTGTCCGGCGGCCGCCCGGCCGCCGCCCTGCTGGCCCCGGACCGGCCGGTACCGGCCGTCGCCTCCACCCTGGTGCACCTCTTCGACCTCGGCCTGGCCGCCGAGGGCGAACTGCACGAGGGCCTGCTCGACCGCGAGCAGACCAGGCTGCTGGCCCAGCGCCTGGTGGCCCCGGAACTCGACTGCGGCTGGGGCCTGCGCACCCTGAGCGCGAAGTCCCCGCGCTTCAACCCGCTCGGCCACCGCAGCGGCGCGGTCCGGGTCCAGGAGACCGCGCTCGCGGTCAGCGGCCTGGTGGACGCGGGGTTCGAGCGGGAGGCCGAAATGCTGCTGGAGGGCCTGCTGGAGGCGTCCGTGCACTTCGACGGCCGGCTGCCGGAGATGTACGCCGGAGAGCAGAAGGTCGCCGACTGCCCGCCCGTCCCGCACCCGGCGGCCTGCCGGCCGGCCGCGGTCTCCGCAGCGGCGGCCGTCCACCTGGTGCTCTCGCTGGCGGGCGTCCGCCCCGACGTCCCGTCCGGGCGGGTGGCCACCCGCCCGGCGAGCACGGCCCCCCTGGGCGCTCTGGAACTGACCGGCCTGCGGGTGGCCGGCGAGCCGTTCTCGGTCCGGGTCAGCCGGATCGGCGTCGCGGTCGTGGAGGAGGCACCGTCGTTCCTGCAACTCGCCGCCAGTTGA
- a CDS encoding NUDIX domain-containing protein, with amino-acid sequence MSRYDPSAFPPFAVTVDLVVLTVRDHELCALLVKRGEAPFQGYWALPGGFVRLDEGLAEAASRELAEETGLRAQSLPGSLQAGQTPAGAHLEQLATYGHPQRDPRMRVVSVAYLALAPDLPSPRAGGDASSARWAPVSELLGAERNDGVLLAFDHGQILADGVERARSKIEYSSLATAFCPPEFTVGELRRVYEAVWGVVLDPRNFHRKVTGTPGFLLPSGGTTTRQGGRPAQLFTAGGATVLNPPMLRPES; translated from the coding sequence ATGTCGCGTTATGACCCGTCGGCCTTCCCCCCGTTCGCAGTCACGGTTGACCTCGTGGTGCTGACGGTGCGCGACCATGAGCTGTGCGCCCTGCTGGTGAAGCGCGGCGAGGCCCCGTTCCAGGGGTACTGGGCACTGCCGGGCGGCTTCGTGCGGCTGGACGAGGGCCTGGCCGAGGCGGCGTCCCGGGAGCTGGCGGAGGAGACCGGGCTGCGCGCCCAGTCGCTGCCGGGCAGCCTCCAGGCCGGGCAGACCCCCGCCGGTGCGCACCTGGAGCAGCTCGCCACCTACGGCCACCCGCAGCGGGACCCGCGGATGCGGGTGGTGAGCGTCGCGTACCTGGCCCTCGCCCCGGACCTGCCGTCGCCCCGCGCGGGCGGCGACGCCAGCAGCGCCAGGTGGGCCCCGGTGAGCGAACTGCTCGGCGCGGAGCGCAACGACGGGGTGCTGCTCGCGTTCGACCACGGCCAGATCCTGGCCGACGGGGTGGAGCGCGCCAGGTCGAAGATCGAGTACTCCTCGCTGGCGACGGCCTTCTGCCCGCCCGAGTTCACCGTCGGTGAGCTGCGCCGGGTCTACGAGGCGGTGTGGGGCGTGGTCCTCGACCCGCGCAACTTCCACCGCAAGGTGACCGGCACCCCCGGCTTCCTGCTCCCCTCCGGCGGTACCACGACCCGTCAGGGCGGCCGCCCCGCCCAGCTGTTCACCGCCGGCGGTGCCACCGTCCTCAACCCGCCGATGCTGCGCCCCGAGTCCTGA
- a CDS encoding ATP-binding cassette domain-containing protein produces MIQITGLTKAYRRGRPPALLDLTFDARPGMVTVLLGDEGAGKSTALRLMVELERGHGLTLFDGRTYRRIRRPEREIGVLLPAGRPEAGHPGQRARAHLRMLAGAVGVPARRADDLLEQTRLAAVADHRIGTFSPGMHRRLALAAALLGNPSTLLLDAPTEGLSPSNEEWFGAFLRSFALSGGTVLTTTRAPEEAAALADRVITLDTGRLAADQPVAEFRRTRLYPEVLVRGPQMARLADLLVAQGGQVRRDGGAGLAVSGIDRTEIGELAYRNGILLHELADRVVRRPVAYPSALPTGSGRSGRVSVRTVRQGTARPEENSREENSREENSREGAEREADVRDAAGQPTADSGAPRPATVGRPAGPEPERLIDHRNLQAGRWAAAALVPDPSVQPQPQTQTQVQVQEQAKVQVQAQVSTGTASVPAPAPPAQAVPAPASTPVPAPEPTVDLTRRTPRGASALGRPAASPAEPAPVGQRVTETRATETRVTETRSVEAVSEVRGGNRDGDRVARPDVAEAEHLSANPTDAELLTPARIRGVGRPQAPTPVRPMPGRPWSAGSTGLRPAEPAGRSREPGAADARGTAPGGADDENGSE; encoded by the coding sequence ATGATCCAGATCACCGGACTGACCAAGGCGTACCGGCGGGGGCGTCCTCCCGCGCTGCTGGACCTGACGTTCGACGCCCGTCCGGGGATGGTCACCGTGCTGCTCGGGGACGAGGGGGCGGGCAAGTCGACCGCGCTGCGGCTGATGGTGGAACTCGAACGGGGCCACGGCCTCACTCTGTTCGACGGCCGGACGTACCGGCGGATCCGGCGTCCGGAGCGGGAGATCGGCGTCCTGCTGCCCGCCGGTCGGCCGGAGGCCGGGCACCCGGGCCAGCGGGCCCGGGCCCACCTGCGGATGCTGGCCGGTGCGGTCGGCGTCCCGGCCCGCCGGGCCGACGACCTGCTGGAGCAGACCCGGCTCGCCGCCGTCGCCGACCACCGGATCGGCACCTTCTCGCCCGGCATGCACCGCCGCCTCGCGCTGGCCGCCGCCCTGCTCGGGAACCCCTCGACGCTGCTGCTGGACGCCCCCACCGAGGGACTGTCGCCCAGCAACGAGGAGTGGTTCGGGGCCTTCCTGCGCTCCTTCGCCCTCTCCGGCGGCACCGTGCTGACGACCACCCGCGCTCCCGAGGAGGCCGCCGCCCTTGCCGACCGGGTGATCACCCTGGATACCGGCCGGCTGGCCGCCGACCAGCCGGTGGCGGAGTTCCGCCGCACCCGGCTGTATCCCGAAGTCCTGGTCCGGGGCCCGCAGATGGCCCGGCTCGCCGACCTGTTGGTCGCCCAGGGCGGCCAAGTCCGGCGGGACGGCGGTGCCGGCCTGGCCGTGAGCGGCATCGACCGCACCGAGATCGGCGAACTCGCCTACCGCAACGGCATCCTGCTGCACGAACTGGCCGACCGGGTGGTGCGGCGTCCCGTCGCTTACCCGTCGGCCCTGCCCACCGGTTCGGGACGTTCGGGCCGGGTGTCGGTCCGGACGGTCCGCCAGGGCACGGCCCGCCCGGAGGAGAACAGCCGGGAGGAGAACAGCCGGGAGGAGAACAGCCGGGAAGGCGCGGAGCGGGAGGCGGACGTTCGGGACGCCGCCGGGCAGCCGACCGCCGATTCCGGTGCGCCCCGCCCCGCGACCGTCGGGCGCCCGGCCGGGCCGGAGCCGGAGCGCCTGATCGACCACCGCAACCTCCAGGCCGGCCGCTGGGCCGCCGCCGCGCTCGTGCCCGACCCGTCCGTCCAGCCCCAGCCCCAGACCCAGACCCAGGTTCAGGTTCAGGAACAGGCGAAGGTGCAGGTACAGGCGCAGGTTTCGACCGGGACCGCATCCGTGCCCGCACCCGCACCTCCCGCCCAAGCCGTACCGGCACCAGCGTCAACACCGGTACCAGCGCCGGAGCCCACCGTCGACCTGACCAGGCGGACGCCCCGCGGGGCCTCCGCGCTCGGCCGTCCGGCGGCGTCTCCCGCGGAGCCGGCCCCGGTGGGGCAGCGGGTGACGGAGACGCGGGCGACGGAGACACGGGTGACGGAGACGCGGTCCGTCGAGGCGGTGTCCGAGGTGCGGGGCGGCAACCGGGACGGGGACCGGGTGGCGCGGCCGGACGTGGCCGAGGCTGAGCACCTGTCCGCCAACCCGACCGACGCGGAGCTGCTGACTCCCGCCCGGATCAGGGGAGTCGGCCGCCCACAGGCCCCGACCCCCGTCCGTCCGATGCCGGGGCGCCCCTGGTCGGCGGGGTCCACGGGGCTGCGTCCGGCCGAGCCGGCGGGGCGGTCGCGGGAGCCGGGTGCGGCGGATGCGCGAGGGACGGCGCCCGGTGGCGCCGACGACGAGAACGGGAGTGAGTGA
- a CDS encoding FadR/GntR family transcriptional regulator, translating into MSTLAHPTVTAARQAESISASELDRFPYADRPTPPAPRWEGAESDLARVGRKTTSSRGRGLHGQLVQQLGQMIVSGDLGADRPLVPEEIGQRFEVSRTVVRESLRVLEAKGLVSARPNVGTRVRPVSDWNLLDPDIIEWRAFGPQRDEQRRELFELRWAIEPLAARLAAGHGREDVQHRLVELTEIMGQAGSQGDLVSYSRADAELHGLVLQMAGNRMLEHLSGIVAGALQVSGGSGTTCERPSESAVSLHARLVDALGTGDGTAAEAAVRALLTVHPDIEHSVPAPREH; encoded by the coding sequence GTGAGTACCCTTGCGCACCCCACCGTGACCGCCGCCCGTCAGGCCGAGTCGATCTCCGCCTCCGAGTTGGACCGTTTCCCGTACGCCGACCGCCCGACCCCGCCCGCCCCCCGCTGGGAGGGGGCGGAGAGCGACCTCGCCCGGGTCGGTCGGAAGACCACCAGCAGCCGCGGCCGCGGCCTGCACGGCCAGCTGGTCCAGCAGCTCGGCCAGATGATCGTCTCCGGCGACCTGGGCGCCGACCGCCCGCTGGTGCCGGAGGAGATCGGCCAGCGCTTCGAGGTCTCCCGCACCGTGGTGCGCGAGTCGCTCCGGGTGCTGGAGGCCAAGGGCCTGGTCTCGGCCCGGCCGAACGTCGGCACCCGGGTCCGCCCGGTGAGCGACTGGAACCTGCTCGACCCCGACATCATCGAGTGGCGCGCCTTCGGCCCGCAGCGCGACGAGCAGCGCCGCGAGCTGTTCGAGCTGCGCTGGGCGATCGAGCCGCTGGCCGCGCGGCTGGCCGCCGGGCACGGCCGGGAGGACGTCCAGCACCGGCTGGTCGAGCTGACCGAGATCATGGGCCAGGCCGGCAGCCAGGGCGACCTGGTCAGCTACTCCCGGGCCGACGCCGAGCTGCACGGGCTGGTGCTGCAGATGGCCGGGAACCGGATGCTGGAGCACCTGTCCGGGATCGTGGCCGGTGCGCTCCAGGTCTCCGGCGGCTCCGGCACCACCTGCGAGCGGCCGTCCGAGTCGGCGGTCAGCCTGCACGCCCGGCTGGTGGACGCGCTCGGCACCGGTGACGGCACCGCCGCCGAGGCCGCCGTCCGCGCGCTGCTCACCGTCCACCCGGACATCGAGCACTCCGTCCCCGCGCCGCGCGAGCACTGA
- a CDS encoding RNA polymerase sigma factor has product MFVSASTSRSLPPEIAESAALLALIERGKAQGQIAGDDVRHAFEADQIPVTKWKNVMRSLNQVLIEEGVELMVSAAEPAGAKRKSVAAKSTTKRTATKAVTTRTPVAQTKPPVRIAPAANIAPPVSVTASVTSAEVTVVETIDVSEAKAAVKKAAAPAKKAVAKKAAAPAKKTAAKKTASAAKPGAKGDEEAIGEEELLEDVALPGDGKEGEAEEETDQGFVLSDDDEDDAPAQQVAVAGATADPVKDYLKQIGKVPLLNAEQEVELAKRIEAGLFAEDKLSQADKLAPKLKRELEIIAEDGRRAKNHLLEANLRLVVSLAKRYTGRGMLFLDLIQEGNLGLIRAVEKFDYTKGYKFSTYATWWIRQAITRAMADQARTIRIPVHMVEVINKLARVQRQMLQDLGREPTPEELAKELDMTPEKVIEVQKYGREPISLHTPLGEDGDSEFGDLIEDSEAVVPADAVSFTLLQEQLHSVLDTLSEREAGVVSMRFGLTDGQPKTLDEIGKVYGVTRERIRQIESKTMSKLRHPSRSQVLRDYLD; this is encoded by the coding sequence TTGTTCGTGTCGGCCAGCACATCCCGTTCGCTTCCCCCCGAGATCGCCGAGTCCGCGGCACTGCTGGCGCTCATCGAGCGGGGCAAGGCCCAGGGGCAGATCGCCGGTGACGACGTGCGCCACGCGTTCGAGGCGGACCAGATCCCGGTCACCAAGTGGAAGAACGTCATGCGCAGCCTCAACCAGGTGCTGATTGAGGAGGGGGTGGAGCTGATGGTCAGCGCGGCCGAGCCGGCCGGCGCCAAGCGCAAGAGCGTCGCGGCCAAGAGCACCACCAAGCGCACCGCGACCAAGGCGGTCACCACCCGCACGCCGGTCGCCCAGACCAAGCCCCCGGTGCGGATCGCCCCCGCGGCGAACATCGCCCCGCCCGTCTCCGTGACCGCCTCGGTGACCAGCGCCGAGGTCACCGTCGTCGAGACCATCGACGTCTCCGAGGCCAAGGCCGCCGTCAAGAAGGCCGCCGCCCCGGCGAAGAAGGCGGTGGCCAAGAAGGCCGCCGCCCCCGCCAAGAAGACCGCGGCCAAGAAGACCGCCTCCGCGGCCAAGCCCGGCGCCAAGGGCGACGAGGAGGCCATCGGCGAGGAGGAGCTCCTCGAGGACGTGGCCCTGCCCGGCGACGGCAAGGAGGGCGAGGCCGAGGAGGAGACCGACCAGGGCTTCGTGCTCTCGGACGACGACGAGGACGACGCCCCGGCCCAGCAGGTCGCCGTGGCCGGTGCCACCGCCGACCCGGTCAAGGACTACCTCAAGCAGATCGGCAAGGTCCCGCTGCTCAACGCCGAGCAGGAGGTCGAGCTCGCCAAGCGGATCGAGGCCGGCCTGTTCGCCGAGGACAAGCTGAGCCAGGCCGACAAGCTCGCCCCGAAGCTCAAGCGCGAGCTGGAGATCATCGCCGAGGACGGCCGCCGCGCCAAGAACCACCTGCTGGAGGCCAACCTCCGCCTGGTGGTCTCGCTGGCCAAGCGCTACACCGGCCGCGGCATGCTCTTCCTGGACCTGATCCAGGAGGGCAACCTCGGTCTGATCCGCGCGGTCGAGAAGTTCGACTACACCAAGGGCTACAAGTTCTCCACCTACGCGACCTGGTGGATCCGGCAGGCGATCACCCGCGCCATGGCCGACCAGGCCCGCACCATCCGCATCCCGGTGCACATGGTCGAGGTCATCAACAAGCTCGCCCGCGTGCAGCGCCAGATGCTCCAGGACCTGGGCCGCGAGCCCACCCCGGAGGAGCTGGCCAAGGAACTCGACATGACCCCCGAGAAGGTCATCGAGGTCCAGAAGTACGGCCGCGAGCCGATCTCGCTGCACACCCCGCTCGGCGAGGACGGCGACAGCGAGTTCGGTGACCTGATCGAGGACTCCGAGGCGGTCGTCCCGGCCGACGCGGTCTCCTTCACCCTGCTCCAGGAGCAGCTGCACTCCGTGCTGGACACCCTGTCCGAGCGCGAGGCGGGCGTGGTCTCCATGCGCTTCGGCCTGACCGACGGCCAGCCGAAGACGCTGGACGAGATCGGCAAGGTCTACGGCGTGACGCGCGAGCGCATCCGTCAGATCGAGTCGAAGACCATGTCGAAGCTCCGCCACCCGTCGCGTTCCCAGGTGCTGCGCGACTACCTGGACTGA
- a CDS encoding trypsin-like serine protease, with protein MPFLDTFAPRPLRRRAVALVALAALPAPLVALGAAGPAVAQRRIIGGTGTSTADHPWMVALASRQQFGSARSGQFCGGALISPTKVITAAHCFYDETTGRPTERPGLRVIVGRDDLRGTAGREVAVRGVWIDPGYSFTANTRDVAVITLTESQGDRPVLETVNQGETEPYAPGTPATVFGWGDTRGNGSYSNTLREVTVPVVSDEVCGRAYPGGSDSAYDARSMVCAGEARGGKDACQGDSGGPLLVAGRLAGLVSWGAGCAEADHPGVYTRIAAVAEAVHNVL; from the coding sequence GTGCCCTTCCTGGACACGTTCGCGCCCCGGCCGCTGCGCCGCCGGGCGGTCGCGCTCGTCGCCCTGGCCGCCCTGCCCGCCCCGCTGGTCGCGCTGGGCGCGGCCGGGCCGGCCGTCGCGCAGCGGCGGATCATCGGCGGCACCGGGACGAGCACCGCCGACCACCCGTGGATGGTGGCGCTGGCCAGCCGGCAGCAGTTCGGGTCGGCCCGCTCCGGGCAGTTCTGCGGCGGGGCGCTGATCAGCCCGACCAAGGTGATCACGGCGGCGCACTGCTTCTACGACGAGACCACGGGCCGGCCCACCGAGCGGCCCGGGCTGCGGGTGATCGTCGGACGGGACGACCTGCGCGGCACCGCCGGGCGGGAGGTGGCGGTGCGCGGGGTGTGGATCGACCCCGGCTACAGCTTCACCGCGAACACCCGGGACGTGGCGGTGATCACCCTGACCGAGTCGCAGGGCGACCGGCCGGTGCTGGAGACGGTGAACCAGGGCGAGACCGAGCCGTACGCGCCGGGCACCCCGGCCACGGTGTTCGGCTGGGGCGACACCCGGGGCAACGGCAGCTACTCGAACACGCTGCGCGAGGTCACCGTGCCGGTCGTCTCGGACGAGGTCTGCGGCCGGGCCTACCCGGGCGGCTCGGACAGCGCGTACGACGCCCGCAGCATGGTGTGCGCGGGCGAGGCGCGGGGCGGCAAGGACGCCTGCCAGGGCGACAGCGGCGGGCCGCTGCTGGTGGCGGGGCGGCTGGCCGGGCTGGTCTCCTGGGGCGCGGGCTGCGCCGAGGCCGACCACCCCGGGGTGTACACCCGGATCGCGGCCGTCGCGGAGGCCGTGCACAACGTGCTGTGA
- a CDS encoding type IIA DNA topoisomerase subunit B, giving the protein MSGEKTGPSSLVTGEGGSDYTARHLLVLEGLEAVRKRPGMYIGSTDSRGLMHCLWEIIDNSVDEALGGFCDRIEVLLHQDGSVEVRDNGRGIPVDVEPKTGLSGVEVVMTKLHAGGKFGGGSYAASGGLHGVGASVVNALSARLDVEVDRSGATHAISFRRGTPGAYAGEGPDATFEPGSGMTKKGKFAKTRTGTRIRYWADRQIFLKDARLSLESLHSRARQTAFLVPGLTIVVRDERLTESEQVAEETFRYDGGISEFCEFLAPDRPISDVLRLRGEGTFKETVPVLDELGHMTPTEVTRELGVDIALRWGAGYDTTQRSFVNIISTPKGGTHVTGFERQLAKTVNEALRAAKLLRVAEDDITKDDAQEGLTAVITVRLAEPQFEGQTKEVLGTSAANRIVAAVVAKELKAFLTSAKKDEKLQARAVLEKVVAAARTRVAARQHKEAQRRKTALETSSLPAKLADCRSDDVDRSELFIVEGDSALGTAKLARNSEFQALLPIRGKILNVQKASVSDMLKNAECASIIQVIGAGSGRTFDIDQARYGKVIFMADADVDGSHIRTLLLTLFHRYMRPMVEQGRVFAAVPPLHRIELTNPKRGQEKYHYTYSDAELRRTLLQFQGKGLRWKDPIQRYKGLGEMDADQLAETTMDPRFRILRRINLGDLESAEKTFDLLMGNDVAPRREFIVDSAATLDRSRIDA; this is encoded by the coding sequence GTGAGTGGAGAAAAGACCGGCCCGTCCTCTCTGGTGACCGGTGAGGGCGGGTCCGACTACACCGCGCGGCATCTGCTCGTCCTGGAGGGGCTCGAGGCGGTCCGCAAGCGTCCGGGCATGTACATCGGGTCGACCGACAGCCGCGGCCTGATGCACTGCCTGTGGGAGATCATCGACAACTCGGTGGACGAGGCGCTGGGCGGCTTCTGCGACCGGATCGAGGTGCTGCTGCACCAGGACGGCTCGGTGGAGGTCCGCGACAACGGCCGCGGCATCCCGGTGGACGTCGAGCCCAAGACCGGGCTGTCCGGCGTCGAGGTGGTGATGACCAAGCTGCACGCGGGCGGCAAGTTCGGCGGCGGCTCGTACGCGGCCTCCGGCGGCCTGCACGGCGTCGGCGCCTCGGTGGTCAACGCGCTGTCCGCCCGGCTGGACGTGGAGGTGGACCGCTCCGGCGCCACCCACGCGATCAGCTTCCGGCGCGGCACCCCCGGCGCGTACGCCGGGGAGGGCCCGGACGCGACGTTCGAGCCCGGCAGCGGCATGACCAAGAAGGGCAAGTTCGCCAAGACCCGCACCGGCACCCGGATCCGCTACTGGGCGGACCGGCAGATCTTCCTCAAGGACGCCAGGCTCTCGCTGGAGTCGCTGCACAGCCGGGCCCGGCAGACCGCCTTCCTGGTGCCCGGGCTGACCATCGTGGTGCGTGACGAGCGGCTCACCGAGAGCGAGCAGGTCGCCGAGGAGACCTTCCGCTACGACGGCGGGATCAGCGAGTTCTGCGAGTTCCTGGCGCCGGACCGGCCGATCTCCGACGTGCTGCGGCTGCGCGGCGAGGGCACCTTCAAGGAGACCGTCCCGGTGCTCGACGAGCTCGGGCACATGACCCCCACCGAGGTCACCCGCGAGCTCGGGGTGGACATCGCGCTGCGCTGGGGCGCCGGCTACGACACCACCCAGCGCTCCTTCGTCAACATCATCTCCACCCCCAAGGGCGGCACCCACGTCACCGGCTTCGAGCGGCAGCTCGCCAAGACCGTCAACGAGGCGCTGCGGGCCGCCAAGCTGCTGCGGGTCGCCGAGGACGACATCACCAAGGACGACGCGCAGGAGGGCCTGACCGCGGTCATCACGGTCCGGCTGGCCGAGCCGCAGTTCGAGGGCCAGACCAAGGAGGTGCTCGGCACCTCGGCGGCCAACCGGATCGTCGCCGCCGTGGTCGCCAAGGAGCTCAAGGCCTTCCTGACCTCGGCCAAGAAGGACGAGAAGCTCCAGGCCCGGGCGGTGCTGGAGAAGGTCGTCGCGGCCGCCCGCACCCGGGTCGCGGCCCGGCAGCACAAGGAGGCGCAGCGCCGGAAGACCGCGCTGGAGACCTCCTCGCTGCCCGCCAAGCTGGCCGACTGCCGCAGCGACGACGTGGACCGCAGCGAGCTGTTCATCGTCGAGGGCGACTCCGCGCTCGGCACCGCCAAGCTGGCCCGCAACTCCGAGTTCCAGGCGCTGCTGCCGATCCGCGGCAAGATCCTGAACGTCCAGAAGGCGTCCGTGAGCGACATGCTCAAGAACGCCGAGTGCGCCTCGATCATCCAGGTGATAGGAGCGGGCTCGGGCCGGACGTTCGACATCGACCAGGCCCGCTACGGCAAGGTCATCTTCATGGCCGACGCCGACGTCGACGGCTCGCACATCCGCACCCTGCTGCTGACGCTGTTCCACCGCTACATGCGGCCGATGGTCGAGCAGGGCCGGGTGTTCGCCGCGGTGCCGCCGCTGCACCGGATCGAGCTGACCAACCCCAAGCGCGGCCAGGAGAAGTACCACTACACCTACTCCGACGCCGAACTGCGGCGCACCCTGCTGCAGTTCCAGGGCAAGGGGCTGCGCTGGAAGGACCCGATCCAGCGCTACAAGGGCCTCGGCGAGATGGACGCCGACCAGCTGGCCGAGACCACCATGGACCCGCGGTTCCGCATCCTGCGCCGGATCAACCTGGGCGACCTGGAGTCCGCGGAGAAGACCTTCGACCTGCTGATGGGCAACGACGTCGCCCCGCGGCGGGAGTTCATCGTCGACTCGGCGGCCACCCTGGACCGCTCCCGGATCGACGCCTGA
- a CDS encoding CcdC protein domain-containing protein has protein sequence MTALSDVLIAVAVIVLVVGRQLRARRLDTERRFWLIPLVLAVVALRDPVLIDPDHRTAAAVLVAGSMLTTAGMGCVWGWTVRIWREADGSLWSRGTRATAFAWVGALLVRAAWYGVGAALHVHQSGSVLLLSLGLLLLVRSAAVQWRARQLDGAHALAA, from the coding sequence ATGACCGCCCTGTCCGATGTCCTGATCGCCGTCGCCGTGATCGTCCTGGTGGTGGGCCGGCAACTGCGGGCCCGCCGGCTGGACACCGAGCGCCGCTTCTGGCTGATCCCGCTGGTGCTCGCCGTCGTCGCGCTGCGCGACCCGGTGCTGATCGACCCGGACCACCGGACCGCGGCCGCCGTGCTGGTGGCGGGCTCGATGCTCACCACCGCCGGGATGGGCTGCGTCTGGGGCTGGACGGTGCGGATCTGGCGCGAGGCGGACGGCTCGCTGTGGAGCCGGGGCACCCGCGCCACCGCGTTCGCCTGGGTCGGCGCGCTGCTGGTCCGGGCCGCCTGGTACGGCGTCGGTGCCGCGCTGCACGTCCACCAGTCCGGCAGCGTGCTGCTGCTCTCGCTCGGCCTGCTGCTGCTGGTCCGCTCGGCGGCCGTCCAGTGGCGGGCCCGGCAGCTGGACGGCGCGCACGCCCTGGCCGCCTGA